The Penaeus monodon isolate SGIC_2016 chromosome 33, NSTDA_Pmon_1, whole genome shotgun sequence genome includes a window with the following:
- the LOC119594356 gene encoding uncharacterized protein LOC119594356: MLLKTDEKAAPASGLQKATLAIHSQSTTPMANHSQMKTSVTFLSCAVLVFLASLSCSLPVDSTSSDQAVIVNGTQVAIAAMADVFVYCRTHVSTTDDLHHYRLEWHDSQAPIPSWNSNVGVFSLGCGTHVPHSYLVFHNFIGANNAGTYTCKLFKGNDLVSSSAVTVSGSSVS; encoded by the exons ATGCTCCTGAAAACTGACGAAAAAG CTGCACCAGCTAGCGGTCTACAGAAAGCAACACTTGCTATCCATTCCCAAAGCACAACACCCATGGCGAACCACAGCCAAATGAAGACGAGTGTCACGTTCCTGAGCTGCGCAGTCCTGGTGTTCCTGGCCTCGCTGTCTTGCTCGCTGCCTGTGGACTCCACGTCCTCGGATCAGGCAGTCATTGTCAACGGCACCCAAGTCGCCATTGCAGCCATGGCCGACGTCTTCGTGTACTGCAGGACACACGTGTCCACCACGGACGACCTGCACCACTACAGACTGGAGTGGCACGACTCTCAAGCACCAATTCCCTCGTGGAATAGCAATGTGGGCGTTTTTTCTCTGGGCTGCGGCACCCACGTGCCTCACTCGTACCTCGTCTTCCACAACTTCATCGGCGCCAACAACGCTGGGACTTACACCTGCAAACTGTTCAAGGGAAACGACCTCGTCAGCTCCTCCGCCGTCACCGTCTCTGGGTCTTCTGTTTCTTAG
- the LOC119593939 gene encoding uncharacterized protein LOC119593939 encodes MASHSQLKTSVTFLSCAVLVFLASLSCSLPVDSTSSDQAVIVNGTQVAIAAMADVFVYCRAHVSTTDDLHHYRLEWHDSQAPIPSWNSNVGVFSLGSGTHVPHSYLVFHNFIGTNNAGTYTCKLFKGNDLVSSSAVTVSAR; translated from the coding sequence ATGGCGAGCCACAGCCAACTGAAGACGAGTGTCACGTTCCTGAGCTGCGCAGTCCTGGTGTTCCTGGCCTCGCTGTCTTGCTCGCTGCCTGTGGACTCCACGTCCTCGGATCAGGCAGTCATTGTCAACGGCACCCAAGTCGCCATTGCAGCCATGGCCGACGTCTTCGTGTACTGCAGGGCACACGTGTCCACCACGGACGACCTGCACCACTACAGACTGGAGTGGCACGACTCTCAAGCACCAATTCCCTCGTGGAATAGCAATGTGGGCGTCTTTTCTCTGGGCAGCGGCACCCACGTGCCTCACTCGTACCTCGTCTTCCACAACTTCATCGGCACCAACAACGCTGGGACTTACACCTGCAAACTGTTCAAGGGAAACGACCTCGTCAGCTCCTCCGCCGTCACTGTCTCGGCCCGATAG